A stretch of DNA from Halioglobus japonicus:
GGGACAAAAACAAAAAGCGCACCTTTCATTCGCTCGGCGTGCGCCTCACTCTGGGCGTCGCGCTGTTATTGGTCATCATCTACGGTATTGCCACCGGCCAACTCGGTAATCGCAATCCCTGGGATGCCGGACCTCAGCCTTTGACCGAAGAACCCGCATCGCAATAATCAGGCCCCGGATACGATGACCCCCGCATCAGGGCGGGGGTCTCGTTGCCTGGGCTAAACCTGCTCGCCGTCGTTTACAGAATGTAAACAAACAGGAACAGGAACACCCAGACCACATCAACAAAGTGCCAGTACCAGCTGGACGCCTCGAAACCGAAGTGGTCATCCGCGGTAAAGTGGCCACGCAGGCTTCGAATCAGCTGGATTGCCAGCATGGTCGCACCCATGAGCACGTGGAAGCCGTGGAAACCGGTCAACATGAAGAACGTGGATCCGTAGATACCCGAATTCAGGGTCAGGCCAAAGTGCGCGTAGGCTTCATAGTATTCGTAGTACTGCACGAACAGGAAGATAATCGCCAGGCCAACGGTAATACCTAGCCAGGCGTTAAACTTGCGCTTGTTGCCTGCAAGAATGCCCATGTGCGCCATGTGCACAGTGAAGCTGGAAGTCAGCAAGATAATGGTGTTCCACAGTGGTAGCCACTTGTACCAGGCCGATACTTCGCTAAAGGCCATGGACGTCTCAGCGGAGGTGAAAGAGCCGTTGTTGGCCAAAGGCTGAACCGCGGCACCGCCCACAGCTTCCTGAGGTGTTTCCATCATCGGCCAGGCATACTGGAAGCCTTCCCACAGCAGGCCGTTCATACGGCCGCCTTCACCTTCACCAGCCAGCCAGGGGCCCGCCAGGGTGCGCACGTAAAACAGTGCACCAAAGAAGGCGAAGAAGAACATCACCTCAGAAAAGATGAACCAGAACATCCCCATCACATAGGATTTCTTGAGCTGGGCGCTGTTCATGCCGGCGATGTTTTCGCGAATTGCCGTGCGGAACCACACAAACAGTACCGCCATAAACCAGAACAGGCCAAAGATCAGTGTAGACCAGGACCCACTGGTGATACCGTCACCAAAGGTCTTGTCGTTCATGACGCTGGCGGCGCCAAAAATCGAGAGCATGAGGCCAATGGTGGCGAGTACCGCCATCTTGCTCTGCTCTGGGACGTAGTACTTTTCGTACTCTGTCGAGGTCGGATTACTCATCGTTATATATCTCCGTTAGCTCGCAGGTTCCCCAACCTGCGCCTCAACGGGCGGCTACGCCGCCCGCCATATCAGTTACATCAAATATTGTGTACGACAGGGTGATAGTGCGGATATCCCGCGGCAAATCCTGATCGACAATGA
This window harbors:
- a CDS encoding DUF2909 domain-containing protein encodes the protein MLKALIIILMLALVASLGSGFYYLMVDQGDKNKKRTFHSLGVRLTLGVALLLVIIYGIATGQLGNRNPWDAGPQPLTEEPASQ
- a CDS encoding cytochrome c oxidase subunit 3, which encodes MSNPTSTEYEKYYVPEQSKMAVLATIGLMLSIFGAASVMNDKTFGDGITSGSWSTLIFGLFWFMAVLFVWFRTAIRENIAGMNSAQLKKSYVMGMFWFIFSEVMFFFAFFGALFYVRTLAGPWLAGEGEGGRMNGLLWEGFQYAWPMMETPQEAVGGAAVQPLANNGSFTSAETSMAFSEVSAWYKWLPLWNTIILLTSSFTVHMAHMGILAGNKRKFNAWLGITVGLAIIFLFVQYYEYYEAYAHFGLTLNSGIYGSTFFMLTGFHGFHVLMGATMLAIQLIRSLRGHFTADDHFGFEASSWYWHFVDVVWVFLFLFVYIL